One Algibacter sp. L3A6 genomic region harbors:
- a CDS encoding T9SS type A sorting domain-containing protein: MIKTKIFATIALSAFFNSYAQTTDNPPQNIVLITDDHRETTHKLDVNGANNFQIGITSNAGGVINSIVIPGQGDIVGEKADLYGRAVQATMRDAAHQDKYNPTQAGFNKRVGNIITSVKGQNDNGTLEIVPNGTIVNKKLTVGPFRMALWKADGQYDFTENEFAPDGLGGTRKVDDSYNFDNEDSDQDELEEDDSITHTMEVGSPFIFYGEYENYLLNDDGLDLGAASVVRHYYEIQYRRNPDHSLEQFRFGEFTDRKTGEILPILNTDYLGVSTDEIPNEYKKNNNYVTTYKDMTYLKCPYNARYDRSQWDPRYRFYRNAAPGSPWQREDRVAKKALKLSRAQSDQGYMITDETSATSTTGKAFALFRPLSEININSIIGREKKGRKIVYAQNRSPETEVGMNDNRVRAGETGMSLVGFNDRPAYLINPAALRDIFESYRSEIFMIYGTPRQCATAINRLKAFYASSANKISAKKNSQSDVLENTFNVYPNPSKDGSFNLKNSEPWSIYSMSGRKLDEGTGNQAKLSNPKKGMYIIRQAGAAYKVIVE; encoded by the coding sequence ATGATTAAAACTAAAATTTTCGCTACTATAGCGTTATCAGCATTCTTTAATAGTTATGCCCAAACGACGGATAATCCGCCACAAAATATAGTTCTTATTACGGACGACCATAGAGAAACAACGCATAAGTTGGATGTTAATGGAGCTAATAATTTTCAGATAGGTATTACTTCAAATGCAGGAGGGGTAATTAATAGTATAGTAATACCAGGACAAGGTGATATTGTAGGAGAGAAAGCAGATCTTTACGGACGTGCTGTACAAGCTACCATGCGTGATGCTGCTCATCAAGATAAATACAATCCCACTCAAGCTGGTTTTAATAAAAGAGTGGGTAATATCATAACTTCTGTTAAGGGACAAAATGACAATGGAACTTTAGAAATTGTACCTAATGGAACAATTGTTAATAAAAAATTGACAGTAGGCCCTTTTAGAATGGCCCTTTGGAAAGCAGATGGACAATATGACTTTACTGAAAATGAATTTGCTCCTGATGGATTAGGTGGGACAAGGAAGGTAGATGACTCTTATAATTTTGATAATGAAGATAGTGATCAAGACGAACTTGAGGAAGATGATTCTATTACACATACAATGGAAGTAGGTTCTCCTTTTATTTTTTATGGCGAATATGAAAATTACCTTTTAAATGACGATGGACTAGATTTAGGAGCAGCTTCTGTAGTTAGACATTATTATGAAATACAATATAGAAGAAATCCAGACCATAGTTTAGAGCAATTTCGTTTTGGAGAGTTTACTGATAGAAAAACGGGAGAAATACTTCCTATCTTAAATACGGATTATTTAGGAGTTAGTACAGATGAAATTCCAAATGAATATAAGAAAAATAATAATTATGTAACTACATATAAAGATATGACATATCTAAAGTGTCCTTATAATGCTAGATACGATAGATCACAATGGGATCCAAGATATAGGTTTTATAGAAATGCTGCACCTGGCTCACCATGGCAAAGAGAAGATAGAGTTGCAAAAAAAGCACTTAAACTAAGTAGAGCACAATCAGATCAAGGATATATGATTACCGATGAAACTAGTGCTACTTCAACTACAGGAAAGGCATTTGCCTTATTTAGACCATTGTCAGAGATTAATATCAACTCTATTATAGGTAGGGAAAAAAAAGGAAGAAAAATAGTTTATGCACAAAATAGATCTCCAGAAACAGAAGTAGGAATGAATGATAACAGAGTTCGTGCAGGTGAAACAGGTATGTCTTTAGTAGGATTTAATGATAGGCCAGCTTATTTAATAAACCCAGCGGCATTAAGAGATATTTTTGAATCTTACAGATCTGAGATTTTTATGATATACGGTACACCAAGGCAATGTGCAACAGCTATTAATAGATTAAAAGCGTTTTATGCTTCTAGTGCTAATAAAATTAGTGCAAAAAAGAACAGTCAATCGGATGTTTTGGAAAACACCTTCAATGTGTATCCTAATCCAAGTAAAGATGGGTCGTTTAATTTAAAGAATTCTGAACCTTGGTCGATCTATTCTATGTCAGGTAGAAAACTAGATGAAGGAACAGGAAATCAAGCTAAGCTGTCTAATCCAAAAAAAGGGATGTATATCATTAGACAAGCAGGTGCTGCTTATAAAGTGATAGTAGAATAG
- a CDS encoding sulfatase-like hydrolase/transferase, giving the protein MLIKKGNKIDKYIIVITLLLISFLDVKAQDNPPNIVLIMADDFGVECVNAYGGTSYKTPNIDKLALQGIKFENCHSQPVCTPSRVQIMTGQYNVRNYTRFADLDRSQATFGNLLKNAGYKTAIAGKWQLGKEKDSPQHFGFDKSCLWQQSRPRVNKAKHDTRFSNPILEINGKVKSFTNGEFGPDIVSDFICDFIEENKNEQFFAYYPMILTHCPFIPTPDSKDWDSKSMGSKVYKGDPKYFPEMVAYMDGLVGKIVTKIEDLGLSENTIIIFTGDNGTDKPIVSMFRGKEYIGGKTKTTDNGTHVPFVARWDGKIKANTKNFDLIDFSDVLPTICEIANADVPSIIPVDGVSFLPQLFGKKGNPKKSIYSWFSGHGDLKRLKEFARNKEYKLYATGKFYNVKNDLYEQQPLPLESLSRQERNVYKELKKTLSVYKHARTKK; this is encoded by the coding sequence ATGCTCATTAAGAAAGGTAATAAAATTGATAAATATATTATTGTAATAACTTTATTACTAATAAGTTTTTTAGATGTAAAAGCGCAAGATAATCCTCCCAATATTGTTTTAATTATGGCAGATGATTTTGGTGTGGAGTGTGTAAACGCATACGGCGGAACGTCATACAAAACACCAAATATTGATAAACTGGCTTTGCAAGGTATTAAATTTGAAAATTGCCATTCTCAACCAGTATGTACTCCTTCTCGAGTACAAATTATGACAGGTCAATATAACGTTCGTAATTATACGCGTTTTGCAGATTTAGATAGAAGTCAAGCAACTTTTGGGAATCTTTTAAAAAATGCGGGTTATAAAACAGCTATAGCAGGTAAATGGCAGTTAGGAAAAGAGAAGGATTCCCCTCAACACTTTGGTTTTGATAAATCTTGTCTTTGGCAACAATCTCGTCCTAGAGTAAATAAAGCTAAACATGATACAAGGTTTTCAAATCCAATTCTTGAAATTAATGGTAAAGTGAAGTCTTTTACAAACGGAGAATTTGGACCTGATATTGTTAGCGATTTTATTTGTGATTTTATTGAAGAGAACAAAAACGAGCAATTTTTTGCATACTATCCAATGATTTTAACGCATTGTCCTTTTATTCCAACTCCAGACTCAAAGGATTGGGATAGTAAAAGCATGGGTTCTAAAGTTTATAAAGGTGATCCTAAATATTTTCCTGAGATGGTAGCTTATATGGATGGATTAGTAGGCAAAATTGTTACCAAAATAGAAGACTTAGGACTTAGTGAAAATACCATAATTATATTTACAGGTGATAATGGAACTGATAAACCTATTGTTTCTATGTTTAGAGGTAAAGAATATATTGGAGGAAAAACAAAAACGACAGATAACGGAACTCATGTACCATTTGTAGCACGTTGGGATGGTAAAATAAAGGCGAATACTAAAAATTTTGACTTGATTGATTTTAGTGATGTATTACCTACAATTTGTGAGATTGCGAATGCTGATGTTCCTTCAATTATACCTGTTGATGGTGTTAGTTTTCTTCCCCAACTTTTTGGCAAAAAAGGAAATCCTAAAAAATCTATTTATAGTTGGTTTTCAGGACACGGTGACTTAAAAAGATTGAAAGAATTTGCAAGGAATAAAGAGTATAAATTATATGCAACAGGTAAGTTTTATAATGTAAAAAATGATCTTTATGAGCAGCAACCACTTCCTTTAGAAAGCTTAAGTAGACAGGAAAGAAACGTGTATAAAGAATTAAAAAAGACATTAAGTGTTTATAAACATGCAAGGACTAAAAAGTAG
- a CDS encoding sulfatase, producing MIPFKKLSLLVIGITMLLSCNLKKGNTTQVTKESKPNVLIILADQWRAQATGYAGDPNVKTPALDSLAAMSVNFKNAVSGMPVCSPFKASLLTGQRPLTHGVFMNDVQLDTNAVTMAKILAKEGYSTGFVGKWHIDGHGRLQNVMPGNRRQGFQFWMGNECTHNYNGSVYYDNDDPKRKIWKGYDTFAQTDAAINYMNDRKLANNPFLMLLSYGTPHAPYHSAPKEYRDLFNPDDIKLRENVPVNMKKKVREDLAGYYAHITALDDMIGKVVRNLRKNSQLDNTIIVVTADHGDLLGSHGAYKKQQPYNESAGVPMLYYIPEKLKIAPGIKDALMNSEDILPTILALCDVKIPDTVEGINYRPYLEGKEKNVGESTLLTCVQPFGQWNKVQHGGKEYRALKTKRYTYAKDLDGPWLLFDDEKDPYQMNNLIGNVAYASLQKELDKKLIERLVETEDDFLPGMEYIKKWGYPLDATGTVPYTQ from the coding sequence ATGATACCATTTAAGAAACTAAGCCTTTTGGTTATAGGCATTACTATGTTACTTTCTTGTAACTTAAAAAAAGGGAATACCACTCAAGTAACAAAAGAATCTAAACCCAATGTTCTAATTATTTTGGCAGACCAATGGAGGGCTCAAGCAACAGGGTATGCCGGGGATCCTAATGTAAAAACACCAGCCTTGGATAGTTTAGCGGCAATGAGTGTTAATTTTAAAAATGCGGTATCAGGAATGCCTGTATGTTCTCCTTTTAAAGCATCTCTATTAACAGGACAGCGACCTTTAACACATGGTGTTTTTATGAATGATGTACAATTAGATACCAATGCGGTAACTATGGCAAAAATTTTAGCAAAGGAAGGATATAGTACAGGTTTTGTGGGTAAATGGCATATTGACGGACATGGAAGGTTACAAAATGTAATGCCTGGTAATAGAAGACAAGGATTTCAATTTTGGATGGGAAATGAATGTACACACAATTACAATGGATCTGTATATTATGATAATGATGATCCTAAAAGAAAAATTTGGAAAGGTTATGACACGTTTGCACAAACTGATGCTGCAATTAATTATATGAATGATAGAAAATTGGCTAACAACCCATTTTTAATGTTACTTTCTTATGGAACGCCTCACGCGCCTTACCATTCAGCCCCCAAAGAATATAGAGATTTATTTAACCCAGACGATATTAAGTTACGTGAAAATGTTCCTGTTAATATGAAGAAAAAAGTAAGAGAGGATCTCGCTGGTTATTATGCACATATTACGGCCTTAGATGATATGATAGGAAAGGTTGTCCGAAATTTAAGGAAAAATAGCCAGCTAGATAATACTATTATTGTTGTAACCGCAGATCATGGAGATCTTTTGGGATCTCATGGCGCCTATAAAAAACAACAACCTTATAACGAATCTGCTGGAGTTCCTATGTTATATTATATTCCTGAAAAATTAAAAATAGCTCCAGGAATAAAAGATGCTTTGATGAATTCGGAAGATATATTACCAACTATTTTAGCTTTGTGTGATGTTAAAATTCCTGACACTGTAGAAGGTATTAACTATAGACCTTATTTGGAAGGCAAAGAAAAAAACGTTGGAGAGTCTACTTTGTTAACCTGTGTACAGCCATTTGGACAATGGAATAAAGTGCAACATGGAGGTAAAGAGTATAGAGCGCTTAAGACTAAAAGATACACTTATGCGAAAGACTTAGACGGTCCTTGGTTGTTATTTGATGACGAGAAGGATCCGTATCAAATGAATAATTTAATTGGAAATGTAGCCTATGCTTCGTTACAAAAAGAGTTGGATAAAAAGCTAATAGAACGCTTAGTTGAAACAGAAGACGATTTTCTTCCAGGAATGGAATATATAAAAAAATGGGGATATCCTTTAGACGCAACTGGCACTGTGCCTTACACACAATAA
- a CDS encoding PKD domain-containing protein, with product MSIKISYIICITFILGFSFCFYGQRSKEYKIYQFPKADMPSIDGRFLEWNQIPNSYIIRLADMKGAQKGLESNLDPKDYNITVKVAWVNGLNRLYFYVEAYDDFWDFNDKGLQQDIFEVVVDGDLSGGPFIKKDNGNLDHFSFEKLHFKGHGAHAQNYHVFTPVKNKDAAMVWGNTPWLKDFPYFNIAYDYNFKHGEKGNLKMEFWITPFDHADISGIDKSTISQLEENEIIGLSWCVIDYDGEKSRDFIHLADDLKMIRDASYLNFFRLMPLDENHRKPIEANWSFLELDRKERWIQFKDESFGVIETWHWDFGDGKESFEKSPSHFYDKAGEWIVVLTVSGPKGVDIRSKVWDVVTE from the coding sequence ATGAGTATAAAAATTTCATATATAATTTGCATCACGTTTATTTTAGGATTCTCTTTTTGTTTTTACGGGCAACGTTCTAAGGAATATAAAATATATCAGTTTCCAAAAGCAGACATGCCTAGTATTGATGGTCGCTTTTTAGAATGGAACCAAATTCCTAATTCTTATATTATCCGTCTAGCAGATATGAAAGGGGCTCAAAAGGGATTGGAATCTAATTTAGATCCTAAAGATTATAACATAACGGTAAAGGTAGCTTGGGTTAACGGACTCAATAGACTTTATTTTTATGTAGAAGCATATGATGACTTTTGGGATTTTAATGACAAAGGGTTACAACAAGATATTTTTGAAGTAGTTGTTGATGGTGATTTATCTGGAGGTCCTTTCATTAAAAAGGATAATGGGAATTTAGATCATTTTTCTTTTGAAAAATTACATTTTAAAGGTCATGGAGCACATGCTCAAAACTATCATGTTTTTACGCCCGTTAAAAATAAAGATGCCGCTATGGTTTGGGGAAATACGCCTTGGTTAAAAGACTTTCCGTACTTTAATATTGCTTATGATTATAATTTTAAACATGGCGAAAAAGGAAATCTTAAAATGGAGTTTTGGATAACACCTTTTGATCATGCAGACATTTCTGGAATTGATAAATCAACAATAAGTCAATTAGAAGAAAATGAAATCATTGGTTTGTCATGGTGTGTTATTGATTACGATGGCGAAAAATCTAGAGACTTTATCCATTTGGCAGACGACCTCAAAATGATTCGTGATGCCAGTTATTTGAATTTCTTTCGGTTAATGCCTTTAGATGAAAATCACAGAAAACCAATAGAAGCAAATTGGTCATTTCTAGAATTAGATAGAAAAGAACGATGGATTCAGTTTAAAGATGAATCATTTGGAGTAATAGAAACATGGCATTGGGATTTTGGAGATGGAAAAGAGTCTTTTGAAAAAAGTCCATCTCACTTTTATGATAAAGCCGGAGAGTGGATTGTTGTTTTAACAGTATCTGGACCTAAAGGCGTAGACATACGCTCAAAAGTTTGGGATGTAGTTACCGAATAA
- a CDS encoding glycosyl hydrolase translates to MKNFKIIIVLTAFIFHSCETPSEVKKPDLGKLKTGFVTPSEDNTLWCYWYWIGDDISKDGITKDLEAMKAAGIGGALIGNINPDEKDGKVPMLSEDWWSHMVHAVNEGKRIGVDIGAFNCPGWSQSGGPWITSEMAMRYVTYSEVKVEGGKTIDLDLVQPEKEFQDIYVLAFPSIDNESHSTSRKSTKIVVTPSIKNAKSLIDNDKVSVARFSNNIDSYEIELTTEKELTANSLRIIPGRKNMFLSGEIFAEMDGEYKKIKAFTVDRRKLTPNVGADKYAPLLVSLANIKSNSFKIKFKQLIKGNPAQQKGEWDLAEVSISEASGIESYARKSLAKMHPTPFPAWDSYKWNQQESVDSALKVGSNAVINISDKMDANGKLNWEAPAGLWTIQRFGMTPTGTKNSPSAPQGKGYEVDKANKALAQFHYKQFIGEFLKRIPEESKSAFKYVIADSYEMGSQNWTDGYAEKFEAKFGYSPIKYLPVFTGRIVGSVEESERFLWDLRRSIADAVAYEYTGGLRESSNEDNLQLWLENYGHWGFPSEFLMYGGQSDLVSGEFWNEGTLGDIECKSASSAAHIYGKNRVSAEAFTAGQRSYVRHPAMLKKRGDWSLTEGINHFVLHLYIHQPDDNRVPGVNAWFSTEFNRHNTWFKKSKAYFDYLRRSQHMLQQGKYAADVCYFIGEDAPIMTGVRNPELPEGYSYDYINAEVILDNLSVKDGKFMLPDGMTYSLMVLPPFDTMRPELLEKIETLVAQGGKIYGQAPKKSPSLQNYPESDIKVKEIANKMWGSSDEALKTYGQGAIADGLELQEALTKLNIDKDVDLNGQASVLWTHRTMPGIEIYFLTNQSDKAIEFTPSFRVKGMKPQLWDAVNGTIKDLPDFKELNGRTAVPIKMEALQSWFVVFSTSNNMGETLKSESNFPETNIVQTLNNPWKVDFKNKDIGPKQVLELPKLTDWIDSENDKIKFYSGTAVYTSNFMYSKEEEMTDIYIDLGKVGVMASVKINGKDIGTTWIAPFKLNATSALKNGENTIEIEVVNVWRNRLTGDRELDKDERTTWVIVDSAKKEEELISSGLLGPVTIQTVKK, encoded by the coding sequence TTGAAAAATTTTAAAATTATCATAGTTTTAACCGCATTTATATTCCATAGTTGCGAAACACCGAGTGAAGTTAAAAAGCCCGATTTAGGGAAGTTGAAAACCGGATTTGTTACCCCTTCGGAAGACAATACATTATGGTGTTATTGGTATTGGATTGGTGATGATATTTCTAAAGATGGAATTACCAAAGATTTAGAAGCTATGAAAGCTGCTGGTATTGGTGGCGCTTTAATAGGAAATATAAATCCTGATGAAAAAGATGGTAAAGTGCCTATGCTAAGTGAAGATTGGTGGAGCCATATGGTACACGCCGTAAATGAAGGGAAGCGTATTGGTGTTGACATAGGGGCATTTAACTGTCCAGGATGGAGTCAATCTGGCGGGCCTTGGATAACATCAGAAATGGCAATGCGTTATGTAACGTATTCTGAAGTGAAAGTTGAAGGCGGTAAAACTATAGATTTAGATTTGGTACAACCTGAAAAAGAATTTCAAGATATTTATGTTTTAGCTTTTCCATCAATAGATAACGAATCGCATAGTACATCTCGGAAAAGTACTAAAATTGTTGTAACGCCCAGTATTAAAAACGCAAAAAGCCTTATCGATAACGATAAGGTGTCTGTAGCAAGATTTTCAAATAATATTGATTCTTATGAAATAGAATTAACTACAGAAAAAGAGTTAACTGCTAATAGTTTACGTATTATTCCTGGTAGAAAAAACATGTTTTTAAGTGGGGAGATTTTTGCTGAAATGGATGGTGAATATAAAAAGATTAAAGCATTTACTGTTGACAGGAGAAAGCTAACACCAAATGTGGGGGCAGATAAATATGCACCCTTATTGGTAAGCTTAGCAAATATAAAATCTAACAGTTTTAAAATAAAGTTTAAACAATTAATAAAAGGGAACCCTGCTCAGCAAAAAGGTGAATGGGATCTAGCAGAGGTTTCTATTTCAGAAGCTTCAGGAATAGAAAGTTATGCTAGAAAAAGTTTAGCAAAAATGCACCCAACACCATTTCCGGCTTGGGATAGTTATAAATGGAATCAGCAAGAATCTGTAGATTCGGCTTTAAAAGTGGGTTCTAACGCAGTTATTAATATCAGCGATAAAATGGATGCTAATGGAAAACTTAATTGGGAGGCTCCTGCAGGTTTGTGGACCATTCAGCGTTTTGGGATGACTCCAACCGGTACAAAAAATTCACCATCGGCACCGCAAGGAAAAGGGTATGAGGTTGATAAAGCTAATAAAGCCTTGGCTCAATTTCATTACAAACAATTTATTGGAGAATTTTTAAAACGCATTCCAGAGGAAAGCAAAAGTGCTTTTAAATATGTTATTGCAGATAGTTATGAAATGGGGTCGCAAAACTGGACAGATGGTTATGCTGAAAAATTTGAAGCCAAATTTGGTTATAGCCCTATAAAATACTTACCTGTTTTTACAGGCAGAATTGTAGGAAGTGTGGAAGAATCTGAACGTTTTTTATGGGATTTACGTCGTTCTATTGCAGATGCCGTAGCTTATGAATATACAGGTGGGCTTAGAGAGTCAAGTAATGAGGATAATTTGCAATTGTGGTTAGAAAACTATGGACATTGGGGATTTCCTTCAGAGTTTTTAATGTATGGAGGGCAGTCGGATTTGGTAAGTGGCGAGTTTTGGAATGAAGGCACTTTAGGAGATATTGAATGTAAGTCGGCATCGTCTGCTGCTCACATTTATGGGAAAAACAGAGTGTCTGCTGAAGCTTTTACAGCAGGACAACGTTCATATGTTAGGCATCCAGCAATGCTAAAAAAACGAGGCGATTGGTCTTTAACCGAAGGTATTAATCATTTTGTATTGCATTTATATATTCATCAACCAGATGATAATAGGGTGCCAGGTGTTAATGCTTGGTTTAGTACAGAATTTAACCGCCATAATACTTGGTTTAAAAAATCGAAAGCTTATTTTGATTATTTGAGAAGATCACAGCATATGCTACAACAGGGTAAATATGCTGCAGATGTGTGTTATTTTATTGGTGAAGATGCTCCTATAATGACGGGCGTTAGAAATCCTGAATTGCCAGAGGGGTATTCTTATGATTATATTAATGCTGAAGTTATTTTAGATAATTTATCAGTTAAAGATGGTAAGTTTATGTTGCCTGATGGTATGACGTATAGTTTGATGGTTTTACCTCCTTTTGATACCATGAGACCAGAGTTATTAGAGAAAATAGAAACGTTAGTAGCCCAAGGAGGAAAAATTTACGGACAAGCACCCAAAAAATCTCCAAGCTTACAAAATTATCCAGAAAGTGATATTAAAGTTAAAGAAATAGCCAATAAAATGTGGGGATCTAGCGACGAAGCATTAAAAACGTATGGGCAAGGGGCTATTGCTGATGGTTTGGAATTACAAGAGGCACTTACAAAATTAAATATTGATAAAGATGTTGATTTAAATGGACAAGCATCTGTGCTTTGGACACACCGAACAATGCCAGGAATAGAAATTTATTTCTTAACCAATCAAAGTGATAAAGCTATTGAGTTTACACCTTCATTTAGAGTAAAAGGGATGAAACCTCAACTTTGGGATGCCGTTAATGGAACAATTAAAGATTTACCCGATTTTAAAGAACTAAATGGCCGTACAGCAGTACCAATAAAAATGGAAGCTTTACAAAGTTGGTTTGTTGTTTTTAGTACATCAAATAACATGGGTGAAACATTAAAAAGTGAAAGTAATTTTCCTGAAACCAATATCGTTCAAACATTAAATAATCCATGGAAGGTTGATTTTAAAAACAAAGACATTGGACCAAAACAAGTTTTAGAACTTCCTAAATTAACAGATTGGATTGATAGTGAAAATGATAAAATAAAGTTTTATTCAGGTACTGCTGTTTATACATCTAATTTTATGTATTCTAAAGAAGAAGAAATGACAGATATATATATCGATTTAGGAAAAGTTGGAGTTATGGCATCTGTAAAAATTAATGGAAAAGATATCGGTACTACATGGATTGCGCCTTTTAAATTAAACGCAACTTCTGCACTTAAAAATGGCGAAAATACTATAGAAATAGAAGTGGTTAATGTGTGGAGAAACAGATTGACGGGAGACCGAGAATTAGATAAAGATGAGCGAACTACTTGGGTTATTGTTGATAGTGCCAAAAAAGAAGAGGAATTGATTTCATCAGGACTATTAGGGCCTGTAACTATTCAAACAGTAAAGAAATAG